From the genome of Microbispora sp. ZYX-F-249:
GTCGCCACCGCCGCGGTCACGCCGAAACAGAGCTGTTCCAAGCCATTGCAGCGACATGTCGCACACAAGTTTCGCTTTCATACACGAAACTTTCAGATTCGGGCACGCCTCGCCCGCCCGAGCGGACCGCACCGGCGGCGTCTCAGGCCGCTCGGCCGGGAGGTCTTCCGCCGGGAGGTCTGACGACTTCGGCACCTCGCTCGTGGAGCAGCTCGGCCAGGCGTGCCGCGTTGCGCTGGGAGTTGTCCGCGCAGCAGTTGTTGGTCAGCACGTGCGTGGTGGTCGTACGGGCGGCCAGGTCGGCGATCCCGCCGGCCCAGTGGCGGAGTTCCTCCTCGGAGTAGAGGTATCCGAACCGCTCCTCGATCACGCGGCTCGTCCACTTCTCCGAGTGACCGTGGAGGCGGACGACGGCGAGGTCGGAGGTGGCCGCCAGCACCGGCGGGACCGACGAGGGATGTCCCTGCGGCATGTCCACTCCGACGTACGGCAGGTCGTTGGCGGTCAGGAAGCCGAGGGTGTCGCTCCGGGTGGCCTCGTCCATCCAGGCCGCGTTGCGGAACTCGACGCACATCCGCATCGGCAGGCAGCGGTCACGGCATTCCAGGATGTACCGGCGGTTCGCGCCGCCCGGCGGGAACCACTGCGGGAACTGGAACAGCACCGCGCCGAGCTTCCCCGACTCGTGCAGCGGCTCCAGCGCGCCGAGAAACCGGCGCCACACCTCCTCGACGACCTCCGGGGGGAGGTCGCGCCGGTACAGCGTCCGTTTGGGCTCCCCCAGCACGGCCCGCAGGTCCTTGTAGAGCGCGGCAGGCCGGGTCGGATGCCCGGTGAGCAGGGAGAACGCCTTGACGTTGAAGGTGAAGTCCTTCGGCGTGCGGTCCCGCCACAACTCGGCCGTACGCCGGGCCGGCGGGTTGTAGTAGGTGGCGTCCACCTCGACCAGGGGGAACCGGCCGGCGTAGTAGCCGAGTCTCTTCTCGGGGGTGGAGGCCTCGGCCGGATACCAGCCCGACGCGAGCAGCGACTTGTCCGTCCAGGAGGCCGTACCTACCAAGATCTTGCCCATGCCTTTACCTCTCCCCTCCCTGAGGGAGGGGATTCCGGCCGTCACCGGCATCGGGCCGCGAACTTCTCCGCCGGGCACGGACTCCAACAGGACATGAAGCTCACGACCTCGCTCCGTGTCGTCCTCCCCGCCACCGTGGCCGCCACCGTTGCCGCCACCGTTGCCGCCTCGTCGGTCTCCGCCGCGGCGCTGCCCGCCGGCGCGGCCGCCATGCCGAAGTTCGCCAAGCCCAAGGTCTTCGGCACCTCGTTCCAGAGCGACCCCCGTCACGACTTCACCAAGCACATCTCGCCCCGGCATGACGGCATCCTGCGGGGCTGGGTCACGTACTACCGGTCCGGGACGGCGGAATACGAGCCGATCAAATGGGTGAAGGACACGACCGGCCACACGGAGGGGCACTTCGAGGGCCCCGCCGAGGGCGACGTCATGGCCTACGCCTCTCCCCTGGCGAAGAACGTCGTGTTCTACAGCGCCACCGGATGCGAGGGCACCGTGGTGACGGTGAAGAACGACAGCCTCGGGTCGAAGCGGTGCTCGCGGAGTGTGCTGGTCTCCCGGATGAAGGACGGCCACCGCCCGGCGCTCAT
Proteins encoded in this window:
- a CDS encoding DUF72 domain-containing protein, with product MGKILVGTASWTDKSLLASGWYPAEASTPEKRLGYYAGRFPLVEVDATYYNPPARRTAELWRDRTPKDFTFNVKAFSLLTGHPTRPAALYKDLRAVLGEPKRTLYRRDLPPEVVEEVWRRFLGALEPLHESGKLGAVLFQFPQWFPPGGANRRYILECRDRCLPMRMCVEFRNAAWMDEATRSDTLGFLTANDLPYVGVDMPQGHPSSVPPVLAATSDLAVVRLHGHSEKWTSRVIEERFGYLYSEEELRHWAGGIADLAARTTTTHVLTNNCCADNSQRNAARLAELLHERGAEVVRPPGGRPPGRAA